The following coding sequences are from one Leptolyngbya sp. NIES-3755 window:
- a CDS encoding hypothetical protein (similar to AA sequence:cyanobase_aa:PCC7424_1589) — translation MQLVILIGLQASGKTTFFRRYFAATHQHISKDLMRKGKNRDRRQAQLIETALQAGQSIVVDNTNPTLSDRASLIQLGQAYGVEIIGYYFESNVRNSLERNQHRTGKARVPDVGIFATVKKLVRPSYSEGFDQLFHVQITDANEFRITQWTTTALKSECDR, via the coding sequence ATGCAACTTGTCATTTTGATTGGGTTACAAGCATCAGGGAAAACGACCTTTTTTCGTCGTTACTTTGCTGCAACGCATCAGCATATTAGTAAAGACCTGATGCGAAAAGGAAAAAACCGCGATCGTCGTCAAGCTCAATTGATCGAGACTGCCTTACAAGCAGGACAATCTATTGTCGTTGATAATACCAACCCAACATTGAGCGATCGAGCGTCTTTGATTCAACTTGGGCAAGCTTACGGAGTCGAGATCATCGGTTACTATTTCGAGTCGAACGTTAGGAACTCTCTAGAACGGAATCAGCACAGAACCGGGAAAGCCAGAGTTCCTGATGTTGGGATTTTTGCGACAGTTAAAAAGTTAGTTCGTCCTTCTTATTCTGAAGGGTTTGATCAACTTTTCCACGTTCAAATTACGGATGCCAACGAATTTAGAATCACACAATGGACAACGACAGCTTTGAAAAGCGAATGCGATCGCTAG
- a CDS encoding riboflavin biosynthesis protein RibD (similar to AA sequence:cyanobase_aa:LBDG_52560), which translates to MTTEFDRAMMQRCLELARSAIGRTAPNPMVGSVIVSDGDIIGEGFHPKAGEPHAEVFALRQAGARSQGATLYVNLEPCNHYGRTPPCSKAIVEAGLSRVVVGMVDPNPKVAGGGIKTLRNAGIEVTVGIEEADCQLLNEAFVHRIVHRRPFGILKYAMTIDGKIATTIGHSSWITGETSRHQVHQLRTACDAIVIGGNTVRQDNPHLTTHGLSEHQPLRVIMSRSLELPLSANLWNTETAPTIVFTGTNSDETVQNHLTQQGVEVVTLEALTPARVMSVLYDRGLNTVLWECGGTLAAQAISDDCIQKVWAFVAPKIIGGISAPTPIGDLGFEKMTDAIGLTRVTWKAIDSDLLIEGYLDRNR; encoded by the coding sequence ATGACGACTGAGTTCGATCGAGCAATGATGCAGCGCTGTTTAGAGTTGGCGAGATCCGCGATCGGGCGGACGGCTCCAAATCCAATGGTCGGCTCTGTAATCGTGTCAGACGGTGACATTATCGGAGAAGGATTTCATCCAAAAGCGGGGGAACCTCATGCGGAAGTGTTTGCGCTGAGACAGGCGGGAGCGAGATCACAGGGTGCAACTCTGTACGTCAATCTAGAGCCATGCAATCATTACGGTCGAACGCCCCCTTGCTCGAAAGCGATCGTGGAAGCTGGATTAAGCCGCGTTGTGGTGGGAATGGTTGACCCAAATCCAAAAGTTGCGGGAGGCGGAATTAAAACTCTCAGAAATGCGGGAATTGAAGTCACCGTTGGCATTGAAGAAGCAGATTGCCAACTTTTGAATGAAGCCTTTGTGCATCGAATTGTTCATCGTCGCCCGTTTGGAATTCTCAAATATGCGATGACGATCGATGGCAAAATCGCGACCACGATTGGACATAGTAGCTGGATTACCGGAGAAACGTCTCGACATCAAGTGCATCAACTCAGAACGGCGTGTGATGCGATCGTCATTGGTGGCAATACGGTTCGACAAGATAATCCGCATTTGACGACACACGGACTTTCCGAGCATCAACCACTGCGAGTGATTATGAGTCGATCGCTGGAGTTGCCCTTGAGTGCAAATCTTTGGAATACCGAGACCGCTCCGACGATCGTATTCACTGGCACGAATTCAGATGAAACAGTGCAAAATCATCTCACTCAGCAAGGCGTGGAAGTGGTGACTTTAGAAGCGTTAACGCCTGCCAGAGTCATGTCAGTTTTGTACGATCGTGGATTAAATACGGTGCTGTGGGAGTGTGGCGGAACATTGGCAGCCCAAGCGATCTCAGATGATTGTATTCAAAAAGTTTGGGCGTTTGTGGCTCCGAAGATTATTGGCGGGATTTCGGCTCCAACCCCGATCGGGGATTTGGGATTCGAGAAAATGACAGATGCGATCGGGTTAACGCGAGTGACTTGGAAAGCGATCGACTCGGATTTATTAATCGAAGGTTACTTAGACCGGAACCGCTAA
- a CDS encoding hypothetical protein (hypothetical protein gll3213;~similar to AA sequence:cyanobase_aa:LBDG_52550), with protein MRRQSFLAVMVFPDEASVFQAYRLLHYHGISPEHLAIVGTGYSHPESVGLMKPMQLAVRKARFLCLTLGSLGAIAGVILLITGHLGWLTLEELRNPLLIPALSIMGGFLGAVLGALFGLFGEGTTASIYRHHLDRGQYLLMIEGSERLVRWGQEILSHYSTSSSLY; from the coding sequence ATGCGTCGTCAATCTTTTCTTGCCGTCATGGTCTTCCCTGACGAAGCCTCTGTGTTTCAAGCTTATCGTCTGCTCCATTACCACGGCATTTCTCCCGAACATCTCGCGATCGTCGGGACAGGATACAGTCACCCTGAAAGTGTCGGTCTGATGAAACCGATGCAGCTTGCTGTCCGAAAAGCTCGATTCCTCTGTCTCACGCTCGGATCATTAGGCGCGATCGCAGGTGTGATTCTGCTGATTACAGGTCATCTCGGTTGGCTGACGCTTGAAGAACTCCGAAATCCGCTACTCATTCCCGCTTTATCGATTATGGGCGGCTTTCTGGGAGCGGTACTCGGTGCGTTATTTGGCTTATTTGGGGAAGGAACGACTGCCAGCATTTATCGGCATCATCTCGATCGCGGTCAGTATCTCTTAATGATCGAAGGATCAGAACGGCTCGTGCGCTGGGGACAAGAAATTTTGAGCCATTATTCAACTTCGAGCAGTTTGTATTGA
- a CDS encoding endonuclease V (similar to AA sequence:cyanobase_aa:AM1_0329) has protein sequence MAQPFIFNPTPPEDAISLQQELRKLVIQSDEFGTVRTVAGVDVGFEDDDRIACAAIAVLRFPDLTLQESVIVRRPTTFPYIPGLLGFREVPIVMEALATLKMQPDLLICDGNGYIHPRRCGFACHLGVVSGLPAIGVAKTPYLGTHAPVGIDRGAWEPIHDAGEIIGAAVRTQANVKPVYVSIGHRIGLNSAIDLVLHCSPKYRLPETTRQADQLSKGNIQPIRL, from the coding sequence ATGGCACAGCCGTTTATCTTCAACCCGACCCCTCCCGAAGACGCGATTTCGCTTCAGCAAGAATTACGCAAGCTCGTGATTCAATCGGATGAGTTTGGCACAGTGCGGACGGTTGCGGGTGTCGATGTGGGATTTGAAGATGACGATCGAATCGCTTGTGCTGCGATCGCAGTTCTCCGATTTCCAGATCTGACCCTTCAAGAATCGGTGATTGTTCGTCGTCCAACCACATTTCCCTATATTCCAGGCTTACTTGGATTTCGAGAAGTGCCGATCGTAATGGAAGCGCTTGCAACCTTAAAAATGCAACCAGACTTACTCATTTGTGATGGCAATGGATATATCCATCCTCGTCGCTGTGGGTTTGCTTGTCATCTTGGAGTGGTTAGCGGTTTACCTGCGATCGGAGTGGCGAAAACGCCGTATTTGGGAACTCATGCACCTGTGGGAATCGATCGAGGAGCCTGGGAACCGATTCACGATGCGGGCGAGATTATTGGCGCAGCGGTTCGGACTCAGGCAAATGTTAAACCTGTGTACGTCTCGATCGGGCATCGGATTGGTTTGAACAGTGCGATCGACCTTGTGCTGCACTGTTCACCGAAGTACCGTCTGCCCGAAACCACTCGTCAAGCCGATCAACTTTCTAAAGGAAATATACAACCTATTAGACTATGA
- a CDS encoding hypothetical protein (conserved hypothetical protein;~similar to AA sequence:cyanobase_aa:AM1_1102), whose product MLTLLANIATQQPYPLLFATISGAHLYGFPSPDSDYDLRGVHILPLTEVVGLKTGQETIEQSTLELNIELDLVTHDVKKFFGLLLKRNGYVLEQLYSPLIVQTTPEHEELKAIAQGCITRYHSHHYLGFAQTQWRLFAKEEHPRVKPLLYVYRVLLTGIHLMQTGEVEANLVKLNEKFQLPYLPELVDRKLKGAEKSVLSDADIEFHQREYQRLVIALETASQQSHLQEDPTAHAALHNLLIRLRLNHPA is encoded by the coding sequence ATGTTGACCTTACTAGCAAACATCGCTACTCAGCAACCTTACCCGCTCTTGTTTGCAACCATCAGCGGTGCACATCTTTACGGCTTTCCTTCTCCAGATTCGGACTATGATTTGCGCGGCGTTCACATTCTGCCGCTGACAGAAGTTGTCGGACTCAAAACAGGACAAGAAACGATCGAGCAATCAACCCTTGAGTTGAACATTGAGCTTGATCTAGTCACACATGATGTGAAAAAGTTCTTTGGATTGTTACTGAAGCGGAATGGCTATGTTTTAGAGCAATTGTATTCGCCATTGATTGTTCAGACTACACCCGAACATGAGGAATTGAAAGCGATCGCACAAGGTTGTATCACGCGCTATCACAGTCATCATTATCTAGGATTTGCTCAAACTCAATGGCGATTGTTTGCGAAAGAAGAACATCCGAGAGTGAAACCGTTATTGTATGTGTACCGGGTGCTGTTGACTGGAATTCACTTGATGCAAACTGGAGAAGTCGAAGCGAACCTGGTGAAATTGAACGAGAAATTTCAGTTGCCATACTTACCGGAATTGGTCGATCGAAAGTTGAAGGGTGCAGAGAAGAGCGTTTTATCTGATGCAGATATTGAGTTTCATCAGCGAGAATATCAGCGATTAGTAATTGCACTTGAAACCGCAAGTCAACAAAGCCATTTGCAAGAAGATCCAACGGCTCACGCAGCCTTGCATAATCTTCTAATTCGTCTGAGATTAAATCATCCAGCTTGA
- a CDS encoding tRNAHis guanylyltransferase family protein (similar to AA sequence:cyanobase_aa:AM1_3767) codes for MDNDSFEKRMRSLEYFHNLRLLPGAWTVIRIDGRGFSGFTESRFEKPFDLQFHNLMVQTTQALLDQLGGIYAYTESDEISILFRPEWDFFDRSLEKIISTSASIASSTFTLAVGEIATFDSRVWLGVSPAQVLDYFSWRQADATRCALNGWCYWTLRKSGQTARQATRELEKQSIAFKNELLFQHGINFNDLPAWQRRGTGLYWESYEKVGYNPINAQTVTATRRRIKIDEDLPMKEEYRDWMKQFLC; via the coding sequence ATGGACAACGACAGCTTTGAAAAGCGAATGCGATCGCTAGAATATTTCCACAATCTACGACTCTTACCTGGAGCATGGACTGTGATCCGAATTGATGGTCGGGGATTTTCTGGATTTACAGAATCGAGATTTGAAAAGCCTTTTGACCTGCAATTTCACAATCTTATGGTGCAAACAACACAGGCATTGCTAGATCAACTGGGTGGAATCTATGCCTACACAGAGAGCGATGAGATCTCGATTCTGTTTCGTCCGGAGTGGGATTTCTTCGATCGTAGTTTGGAAAAAATTATTTCTACTTCTGCGAGTATTGCCAGTTCGACTTTTACGCTTGCGGTTGGCGAAATTGCGACCTTTGATAGTCGGGTTTGGCTGGGGGTTAGTCCTGCTCAAGTGCTAGATTACTTTAGCTGGCGGCAAGCGGATGCGACTCGTTGTGCCTTAAACGGTTGGTGCTATTGGACATTACGCAAATCAGGTCAAACAGCCCGACAAGCCACTCGCGAGTTAGAAAAACAATCGATCGCATTCAAAAACGAACTGCTTTTTCAACATGGAATTAACTTTAACGACCTACCTGCTTGGCAGAGACGCGGCACAGGATTGTATTGGGAAAGTTATGAGAAAGTTGGCTATAACCCGATCAACGCTCAAACTGTGACTGCAACTCGTCGCCGCATCAAAATCGACGAAGACCTGCCGATGAAAGAAGAATATCGAGACTGGATGAAGCAATTTTTATGTTGA
- a CDS encoding signal peptidase I (similar to AA sequence:cyanobase_aa:LBDG_06460), giving the protein MAPTEERSTYAGNKEPWLAVNLSRILPGIGQIYAGQSIKGWLILLSYFILVGTGGWLILNGGFLLGISLLTIALLVLPIWNLFDAHRTAARMNSQEFETTRKQSKDPWLAVFLSVFIPGLGHAYLQKWLSAIAFFVVFLILVGFGGSQNVLIQVLANLLQFVLAIVVFYHVYTATPMRRERSSQALALFIAAFVGISIVLSTILAIVIRQFVAEARYIPAGSMLPTLQISDRLIIDKLTYRFESPKRGDIVVFSPTEALKKQNFNDAFIKRIIGLPGDRVQVKGGLVYINDQPLREPYIGKENAADYEWGPQVVPPNAYFVLGDNRNNSYDSHYWGFVPRENIIGKATQRFYPFDRVGPLAAK; this is encoded by the coding sequence ATGGCTCCAACCGAAGAACGTTCAACTTACGCAGGCAATAAAGAGCCGTGGCTGGCGGTGAATCTTTCCCGAATTCTGCCAGGAATCGGACAAATTTATGCAGGTCAGTCGATCAAAGGATGGCTAATTTTGCTGAGCTACTTCATCCTGGTTGGAACTGGAGGTTGGCTGATTCTGAACGGGGGGTTCTTACTGGGCATCTCACTTTTGACGATCGCGCTTTTGGTTCTGCCGATTTGGAATTTGTTTGATGCTCATCGGACTGCTGCAAGAATGAACTCTCAGGAGTTTGAAACCACCCGAAAGCAGAGTAAAGATCCTTGGCTAGCAGTGTTTCTATCCGTTTTTATTCCTGGATTAGGTCATGCTTATCTGCAAAAATGGCTAAGCGCGATCGCGTTTTTTGTCGTCTTTCTGATTCTGGTTGGCTTTGGAGGGTCACAAAATGTTCTGATCCAGGTGCTTGCTAATCTCTTACAGTTTGTCTTAGCGATCGTAGTGTTCTACCACGTTTATACGGCAACCCCAATGCGGCGGGAACGATCTAGTCAAGCTTTGGCGTTATTTATTGCAGCATTTGTTGGAATTTCGATCGTGCTGAGTACCATTTTAGCGATCGTGATTCGGCAGTTTGTTGCAGAAGCGCGTTATATTCCCGCAGGTTCGATGTTGCCGACGCTGCAAATCAGCGATCGTTTAATTATTGATAAGCTTACCTATCGCTTCGAGTCTCCGAAACGTGGAGATATTGTTGTCTTTTCGCCCACAGAAGCATTGAAAAAGCAGAATTTTAACGATGCGTTTATCAAACGAATTATTGGACTTCCTGGCGATCGAGTGCAAGTGAAAGGCGGGCTAGTCTACATCAACGATCAGCCGTTGCGAGAACCGTACATTGGCAAAGAAAATGCGGCTGATTATGAATGGGGACCGCAGGTGGTTCCGCCAAATGCTTACTTTGTACTAGGAGATAACCGAAATAACAGCTACGACAGCCATTATTGGGGCTTTGTTCCACGCGAAAATATCATTGGCAAAGCAACGCAGCGATTTTATCCATTCGATCGGGTGGGTCCACTCGCTGCAAAATAG
- a CDS encoding hypothetical protein (hypothetical protein MicvaDRAFT_2405;~similar to AA sequence:cyanobase_aa:LBDG_52570): MFMNPSLLRQVWAVVESTQATYLLNLDDAHLVQAVLGQFQTYPPLNSEETTQLSNYLYSRLALIRDLASDRLAVPV, from the coding sequence ATGTTTATGAATCCAAGTCTTCTTCGTCAAGTTTGGGCAGTCGTGGAATCGACCCAAGCGACCTACTTACTCAATCTCGATGATGCTCACCTCGTTCAGGCGGTTCTCGGACAGTTTCAAACTTACCCGCCCCTGAATTCTGAAGAAACAACACAACTCTCGAATTATCTCTATTCCAGACTAGCGCTGATTCGTGATTTGGCATCCGATCGCTTAGCGGTTCCGGTCTAA
- a CDS encoding hypothetical protein (similar to AA sequence:cyanobase_aa:Tery_3861): MKQNNLFETLNRELISRNNRPLNSTETLLLQGIWQFQTYHQIADEIGYSPGYLTNVVAPELLHRLSQIAGQRLTKKNCRIILESFVAQSIPETTLEKTTIAKTDETLPCFPSGPIAVHSPFYIARPPIETQVFEELQKPGALVRVKAPKEMGKTSLLLQVLHQIDQAGYCTVYLSLEQIDRAICDDLNRFLRWLCISVSHQLQLEPRLDEYWDDDIGSKVSCTLYFRNYLLAQLNAPLVLALDEVNQIFEHPLVAQDVLPLLRSWYEEAKRLPIWQNFRLIMAHSTEVYVPLQLNQSPFNVGLAAQLTCFNLEQVQQLAQRYHLDWDNNAAHQLINLVGGHPALIHLALYYLSRGEFTLDRLLEIAPTSTGIYQHHLQRHWVTLQQQPALAHAFEKLLNATEPIHTESILAHKLTSMGLIHQSGNAAIVSCQLYQQYFRQMLHCS, encoded by the coding sequence ATGAAGCAGAATAATCTTTTTGAAACTCTGAACCGCGAACTCATTTCTCGTAACAACCGTCCATTAAATTCTACAGAAACACTGCTTCTTCAGGGAATTTGGCAGTTCCAAACCTATCACCAGATTGCCGATGAGATTGGCTACAGTCCTGGATATTTAACAAACGTCGTTGCACCAGAATTGCTTCATCGACTTTCGCAAATCGCAGGTCAACGTCTCACAAAGAAAAACTGTCGCATCATTCTAGAATCGTTTGTCGCTCAGTCTATACCGGAAACAACCTTAGAAAAGACGACGATCGCGAAAACAGACGAGACGTTACCCTGCTTTCCCAGTGGTCCGATCGCCGTTCATTCTCCGTTTTACATTGCCCGACCGCCGATCGAAACCCAAGTCTTTGAAGAACTCCAAAAACCAGGTGCATTAGTGCGCGTGAAAGCTCCCAAAGAAATGGGAAAAACTTCGCTATTATTGCAAGTGTTACATCAGATTGATCAAGCTGGATATTGCACTGTTTATCTCAGCTTGGAACAAATCGATCGAGCGATCTGTGATGATTTAAATCGTTTTTTACGCTGGCTCTGTATCAGTGTGTCTCATCAATTACAACTCGAACCTAGACTTGATGAGTACTGGGATGATGACATTGGCAGCAAAGTAAGCTGCACCCTTTACTTTCGTAACTATCTACTAGCCCAACTGAATGCACCGCTTGTTCTCGCGTTAGATGAAGTCAATCAGATTTTCGAGCATCCCCTCGTTGCCCAAGATGTTTTGCCTCTGTTGCGTTCCTGGTACGAAGAAGCCAAACGGCTCCCCATCTGGCAAAATTTCCGTCTGATCATGGCTCATTCAACCGAGGTATACGTGCCGCTTCAATTGAATCAGTCCCCCTTCAATGTTGGGCTTGCGGCTCAGCTAACCTGCTTCAACCTAGAGCAAGTTCAACAACTCGCACAGCGCTATCATCTTGACTGGGACAATAACGCCGCCCATCAATTGATCAACTTAGTCGGCGGACATCCTGCTCTGATCCATCTTGCACTTTACTATCTCAGCCGAGGCGAATTCACCCTCGATCGATTACTCGAAATCGCTCCAACTTCAACAGGCATCTATCAGCATCATTTACAACGTCACTGGGTCACACTCCAGCAACAGCCTGCCCTCGCTCATGCCTTCGAGAAACTTTTGAATGCAACTGAGCCGATTCACACGGAATCAATTCTCGCTCACAAATTGACCAGCATGGGCTTGATTCATCAATCGGGCAATGCAGCGATCGTCAGTTGTCAGTTATACCAGCAATACTTTCGGCAAATGCTTCATTGTTCCTAG
- a CDS encoding hypothetical protein (hypothetical protein LYNGBM3L_06260;~similar to AA sequence:cyanobase_aa:LBDG_32330), which produces MSRFSLLSLRSALGLYGLIAIVGFNSPTFAESSQLERSKPTQQEVDTISPAAVCWRLSYTLNSVRHQSQLNLNRDRGTLATTLTPSNGRPDIRRQTIRTSDVDTDGWIRRQLFFWLNRLQQRQATEQELEQLKQQIDRGNLTGTSLETAKQLQRSLQALLASSDPQTAVLSQMKTEAVQRFKQSQQQIETQAKQAEQTLEREIEQQQQQILNALRDPKQRKLLDDQLRQIDAAIRSGQLRGEQLQQAQQAQRELQQIRNNPNRIRERAQEFRAQQLESIRSSRQSALEQAQGELSKQMLMIENGDNVLVVVTDSTPSSNPVQPQAFSLQIRNNQYVAQTCNAKGECAPIAVTPCS; this is translated from the coding sequence ATGAGTCGATTCTCACTGCTTTCTCTTCGTTCTGCGTTGGGTCTTTATGGCTTGATTGCGATCGTCGGATTCAATTCACCAACCTTCGCTGAATCCTCACAGCTAGAGCGCTCAAAACCTACTCAACAAGAAGTCGATACAATCTCACCCGCTGCTGTGTGCTGGAGATTGTCCTACACGTTGAATAGTGTGAGGCATCAGAGTCAACTCAATCTCAATCGCGATCGCGGAACACTTGCAACCACGCTCACTCCCTCAAATGGACGACCTGACATCAGACGACAAACCATTAGAACCAGTGATGTCGATACCGATGGCTGGATTCGACGACAACTCTTTTTCTGGCTGAATCGCCTGCAACAACGACAAGCAACCGAACAGGAACTTGAACAACTAAAGCAGCAAATCGATCGCGGAAATTTGACCGGAACATCATTAGAAACAGCAAAGCAACTTCAACGATCGCTTCAAGCACTGCTCGCAAGTTCCGATCCGCAAACGGCTGTCTTGTCTCAGATGAAAACAGAAGCCGTACAGCGATTTAAGCAGAGCCAGCAACAAATTGAAACTCAGGCAAAGCAGGCAGAACAAACTCTTGAACGAGAAATTGAGCAACAACAACAACAAATCCTGAACGCACTGCGAGATCCAAAACAGCGAAAACTATTAGACGACCAGCTTCGACAAATTGATGCTGCGATTCGATCGGGGCAGTTGCGCGGAGAACAGTTGCAACAGGCACAACAAGCACAGCGAGAGCTACAACAGATTCGTAACAATCCAAATCGCATTCGCGAACGCGCACAGGAATTTCGAGCACAGCAGCTAGAGAGCATTCGTAGCAGTCGGCAAAGCGCATTAGAACAAGCACAAGGCGAATTGAGCAAGCAAATGCTAATGATCGAAAACGGTGACAATGTTTTAGTTGTCGTGACCGATAGTACTCCATCAAGTAATCCGGTTCAGCCGCAAGCATTCTCTTTACAGATTCGGAACAATCAATACGTCGCGCAAACTTGCAATGCAAAAGGGGAATGTGCACCGATCGCAGTTACGCCTTGCTCTTGA
- a CDS encoding hypothetical protein (conserved hypothetical protein;~similar to AA sequence:cyanobase_aa:AM1_1095), with protein MLDSLSTLNLILPVGTQVVSRIEVRNSVVGSRAYGLDDEQSDIDRRGIYLPPAELHWSLYGIPEQLEHKAEQECYWELQKFLILALKANPNVLECLYSPMIELRSHIAESLLEIREIFLSKLVYQTYNSYVLSQFKKMEQDLRNQGDIRWKHAMHLIRLLLSGITILQEGFVPVRIEQYRDRLLAIKYQQLDWEEVNTWRLSLHEQFDRAFSTTQLPERPDYEKANAFLIEARRDQVK; from the coding sequence ATGTTGGATTCCCTTTCGACGCTTAATCTCATTTTGCCTGTGGGAACTCAGGTCGTTAGCCGTATTGAAGTGAGAAACAGTGTGGTGGGATCTAGAGCTTATGGCTTAGATGATGAACAGTCAGACATCGATCGACGGGGAATTTATCTTCCACCTGCTGAATTGCATTGGTCGCTTTATGGCATTCCTGAACAGTTGGAACACAAGGCTGAACAAGAGTGCTATTGGGAACTTCAGAAGTTTCTGATTCTGGCACTGAAGGCGAATCCAAATGTATTGGAATGTCTTTACTCGCCGATGATTGAACTGCGATCGCACATTGCAGAATCTTTGCTCGAAATCCGCGAGATCTTTCTGTCAAAATTGGTTTATCAAACCTATAACAGCTATGTTCTCTCTCAGTTTAAGAAGATGGAACAAGACCTGCGGAATCAGGGTGACATTCGCTGGAAACATGCGATGCACTTGATTCGATTGTTGTTATCAGGTATCACGATTTTGCAAGAGGGATTTGTTCCTGTTCGGATTGAGCAATATCGCGATCGACTTCTTGCTATCAAATATCAGCAACTCGATTGGGAAGAAGTGAATACGTGGCGATTGAGCTTACATGAACAGTTCGATCGAGCTTTTTCAACGACTCAGCTACCAGAGCGCCCAGACTATGAGAAAGCCAATGCTTTTTTGATTGAGGCACGACGCGATCAGGTTAAATAA